A section of the Marmota flaviventris isolate mMarFla1 chromosome 19, mMarFla1.hap1, whole genome shotgun sequence genome encodes:
- the Rcc1l gene encoding RCC1-like G exchanging factor-like protein isoform X1 translates to MASAALARLGRRLTGPGPGQGRGHWTAARRSRSRREAAEAEAEAPVLQYVGERAARADRVFVWGFSFSGALGVPSFVLPRVAPATRARPPRRRVQPLPYRLELPQRISSAACGYGFTLLSSRTKDVTKVWGMGLNKDSQLGFQRSRKDKARGYEYVLEPSPVPLPLDRPQETRVLQVSCGRAHSLVLTDSEGVFSMGNNSYGQCGRKVVENEVYSESHKIHRMQDFDGQVVQVACGQDHSLFLTDRGEVYSCGWGADGQTGLGHYDVTSVPTKLGGDLAGVKVVQVATYGDCCLAVSADGGLFGWGNSEYLQLASVTESTQVNVPRCLPFSGVGTVKQAACGGTGCALLNGEGHVFVWGYGILGKGPSLVETALPERIPPTLFGLTEFNPDVQVSLIRCGLSHFAALSNKGELFVWGKNLRGCLGIGRLEDQYFPWRVTMPGEPVDMACGVDHMVTLAKSFI, encoded by the exons ATGGCGTCGGCGGCGCTGGCTCGGCTGGGGCGGCGGCTGACGGGGCCGGGCCCGGGGCAGGGGCGCGGGCACTGGACGGCGGCCCGGCGCTCCCGGAGCCGGCGCGAGGCGGCCGAGGCCGAGGCCGAGGCGCCGGTGCTGCAGTATGTGGGGGAGCGCGCGGCCCGAGCGGACCGCGTCTTCGTGTGGGGCTTCAGCTTCTCGGGGGCGCTAGGCGTGCCCAGCTTCGTGCTGCCCAGAGTCGCGCCTGCCACGCGCGCCCGCCCGCCGCGCCGGAGGGTGCAGCCGCTGCCCTACCGCTTGGAGCTGCCGCAGAGG ATCTCCTCTGCGGCCTGTGGCTATGGATTCACACTGCTGTCCTCCAGGACCAAGGACGTCACCAAGGTGTGGGGCATGGGGCTCAACAAGGACTCCCAGCTCGGGTTTCAGAGGAGCCGGAAGGACAAAG ccaggggctacGAGTACGTCCTGGAGCCGTCGCCCGTCCCGCTGCCCCTGGACAGGCCTCAGGAGACCCGGGTGCTGCAGGTGTCCTGTGGCAGGGCGCACTCCCTGGTCTTGACGGACAGCGAGGGAG TGTTCAGCATGGGGAACAACTCGTATGGGCAGTGTGGCCGGAAGGTCGTGGAGAATGAAGTGTACAG TGAAAGTCACAAGATCCACAGGATGCAGGACTTTGATGGGCAGGTGGTCCAG GTGGCCTGCGGACAGGATCACAGCCTGTTCCTCACGGATCGGGGCGAGGTCTACTCCTGTGGATGGGGTGCCGATGGGCAGACAG GTCTCGGTCACTACGATGTCACCAGCGTGCCCACCAAGCTGGGAGGGGACCTTGCTGGAGTGAAGGTCGTGCAGGTCGCCACCTATGGGGACTGCTGCCTGGCCGTGTCAGCGGACGGAGGCCTCTTTGGTTGGGGGAACTCGGAGTACCTGCAGCTGGCCTCCGTCACCGAGTCCACTCAG GTGAACGTCCCTCGGTGCCTGCCCTTCTCAGGAGTGGGGACTGTGAAGCAGGCGGCCTGCGGGGGCACCGGCTGTGCCTTACTGAACG GGGAAGGACACGTGTTTGTCTGGGGCTACGGAATCCTTGGCAAAGGACCCAGCCTCGTGGAAACTGCCCTTCCGGAGAGGATCCCGCCCACGCTCTTTGGCCTGACCGAGTTCAACCCGGACGTCCAGGTCTCCCTTATCCGCTGTGGGCTCAGCCACTTTGCAGCCCTTTCTA ACAAGGGCGAGCTGTTCGTGTGGGGCAAGAACCTCCGCGGGTGCCTGGGGATCGGCCGCCTGGAGGACCAGTACTTCCCCTGGAGG GTGACGATGCCCGGTGAGCCCGTGGACATGGCCTGTGGTGTGGACCACATGGTGACCCTGGCCAAGTCGTTCATCTGA
- the Rcc1l gene encoding RCC1-like G exchanging factor-like protein isoform X2 has protein sequence MASAALARLGRRLTGPGPGQGRGHWTAARRSRSRREAAEAEAEAPVLQYVGERAARADRVFVWGFSFSGALGVPSFVLPRVAPATRARPPRRRVQPLPYRLELPQRISSAACGYGFTLLSSRTKDVTKVWGMGLNKDSQLGFQRSRKDKARGYEYVLEPSPVPLPLDRPQETRVLQVSCGRAHSLVLTDSEGVFSMGNNSYGQCGRKVVENEVYSESHKIHRMQDFDGQVVQVACGQDHSLFLTDRGEVYSCGWGADGQTGLGHYDVTSVPTKLGGDLAGVKVVQVATYGDCCLAVSADGGLFGWGNSEYLQLASVTESTQVNVPRCLPFSGVGTVKQAACGGTGCALLNDKGELFVWGKNLRGCLGIGRLEDQYFPWRVTMPGEPVDMACGVDHMVTLAKSFI, from the exons ATGGCGTCGGCGGCGCTGGCTCGGCTGGGGCGGCGGCTGACGGGGCCGGGCCCGGGGCAGGGGCGCGGGCACTGGACGGCGGCCCGGCGCTCCCGGAGCCGGCGCGAGGCGGCCGAGGCCGAGGCCGAGGCGCCGGTGCTGCAGTATGTGGGGGAGCGCGCGGCCCGAGCGGACCGCGTCTTCGTGTGGGGCTTCAGCTTCTCGGGGGCGCTAGGCGTGCCCAGCTTCGTGCTGCCCAGAGTCGCGCCTGCCACGCGCGCCCGCCCGCCGCGCCGGAGGGTGCAGCCGCTGCCCTACCGCTTGGAGCTGCCGCAGAGG ATCTCCTCTGCGGCCTGTGGCTATGGATTCACACTGCTGTCCTCCAGGACCAAGGACGTCACCAAGGTGTGGGGCATGGGGCTCAACAAGGACTCCCAGCTCGGGTTTCAGAGGAGCCGGAAGGACAAAG ccaggggctacGAGTACGTCCTGGAGCCGTCGCCCGTCCCGCTGCCCCTGGACAGGCCTCAGGAGACCCGGGTGCTGCAGGTGTCCTGTGGCAGGGCGCACTCCCTGGTCTTGACGGACAGCGAGGGAG TGTTCAGCATGGGGAACAACTCGTATGGGCAGTGTGGCCGGAAGGTCGTGGAGAATGAAGTGTACAG TGAAAGTCACAAGATCCACAGGATGCAGGACTTTGATGGGCAGGTGGTCCAG GTGGCCTGCGGACAGGATCACAGCCTGTTCCTCACGGATCGGGGCGAGGTCTACTCCTGTGGATGGGGTGCCGATGGGCAGACAG GTCTCGGTCACTACGATGTCACCAGCGTGCCCACCAAGCTGGGAGGGGACCTTGCTGGAGTGAAGGTCGTGCAGGTCGCCACCTATGGGGACTGCTGCCTGGCCGTGTCAGCGGACGGAGGCCTCTTTGGTTGGGGGAACTCGGAGTACCTGCAGCTGGCCTCCGTCACCGAGTCCACTCAG GTGAACGTCCCTCGGTGCCTGCCCTTCTCAGGAGTGGGGACTGTGAAGCAGGCGGCCTGCGGGGGCACCGGCTGTGCCTTACTGAACG ACAAGGGCGAGCTGTTCGTGTGGGGCAAGAACCTCCGCGGGTGCCTGGGGATCGGCCGCCTGGAGGACCAGTACTTCCCCTGGAGG GTGACGATGCCCGGTGAGCCCGTGGACATGGCCTGTGGTGTGGACCACATGGTGACCCTGGCCAAGTCGTTCATCTGA
- the Rcc1l gene encoding RCC1-like G exchanging factor-like protein isoform X3, giving the protein MGLNKDSQLGFQRSRKDKARGYEYVLEPSPVPLPLDRPQETRVLQVSCGRAHSLVLTDSEGVFSMGNNSYGQCGRKVVENEVYSESHKIHRMQDFDGQVVQVACGQDHSLFLTDRGEVYSCGWGADGQTGLGHYDVTSVPTKLGGDLAGVKVVQVATYGDCCLAVSADGGLFGWGNSEYLQLASVTESTQVNVPRCLPFSGVGTVKQAACGGTGCALLNGEGHVFVWGYGILGKGPSLVETALPERIPPTLFGLTEFNPDVQVSLIRCGLSHFAALSNKGELFVWGKNLRGCLGIGRLEDQYFPWRVTMPGEPVDMACGVDHMVTLAKSFI; this is encoded by the exons ATGGGGCTCAACAAGGACTCCCAGCTCGGGTTTCAGAGGAGCCGGAAGGACAAAG ccaggggctacGAGTACGTCCTGGAGCCGTCGCCCGTCCCGCTGCCCCTGGACAGGCCTCAGGAGACCCGGGTGCTGCAGGTGTCCTGTGGCAGGGCGCACTCCCTGGTCTTGACGGACAGCGAGGGAG TGTTCAGCATGGGGAACAACTCGTATGGGCAGTGTGGCCGGAAGGTCGTGGAGAATGAAGTGTACAG TGAAAGTCACAAGATCCACAGGATGCAGGACTTTGATGGGCAGGTGGTCCAG GTGGCCTGCGGACAGGATCACAGCCTGTTCCTCACGGATCGGGGCGAGGTCTACTCCTGTGGATGGGGTGCCGATGGGCAGACAG GTCTCGGTCACTACGATGTCACCAGCGTGCCCACCAAGCTGGGAGGGGACCTTGCTGGAGTGAAGGTCGTGCAGGTCGCCACCTATGGGGACTGCTGCCTGGCCGTGTCAGCGGACGGAGGCCTCTTTGGTTGGGGGAACTCGGAGTACCTGCAGCTGGCCTCCGTCACCGAGTCCACTCAG GTGAACGTCCCTCGGTGCCTGCCCTTCTCAGGAGTGGGGACTGTGAAGCAGGCGGCCTGCGGGGGCACCGGCTGTGCCTTACTGAACG GGGAAGGACACGTGTTTGTCTGGGGCTACGGAATCCTTGGCAAAGGACCCAGCCTCGTGGAAACTGCCCTTCCGGAGAGGATCCCGCCCACGCTCTTTGGCCTGACCGAGTTCAACCCGGACGTCCAGGTCTCCCTTATCCGCTGTGGGCTCAGCCACTTTGCAGCCCTTTCTA ACAAGGGCGAGCTGTTCGTGTGGGGCAAGAACCTCCGCGGGTGCCTGGGGATCGGCCGCCTGGAGGACCAGTACTTCCCCTGGAGG GTGACGATGCCCGGTGAGCCCGTGGACATGGCCTGTGGTGTGGACCACATGGTGACCCTGGCCAAGTCGTTCATCTGA